From the genome of Pseudomonas sp. Teo4, one region includes:
- a CDS encoding aliphatic sulfonate ABC transporter substrate-binding protein: MPKRTFSPLRRLLLGGLLAGVASALLPWSNALAEEAKTLRIGYQKFNSINILKGSGALEKALAPQGVKVSWHEFAAGPQLLEALSTGAIDLGHAADAPSVFAQAAGKPVVYLAAEQPYPRGIGLVVREQDHLASVQDLKGKRVATGRGWNAQYLLAVALEQAGLSYKDITPAYVNNAADAVAALQSGSVQAVTLWDPFLAAAESQPGLKNLRDGSGLSNNRTFYLSTAAFADQHRDLLKTFFSELGKVSLWANAKPGEVAALLAPQLGIDASVLEVASERRNYNAVAITPQIVAEQQKLADTFQGLGLIPHKLQVADAVYPASVLP; the protein is encoded by the coding sequence ATGCCAAAACGTACTTTCTCTCCCCTGCGTCGCCTGTTGCTCGGCGGCTTGCTGGCCGGTGTCGCCAGCGCCCTGCTGCCCTGGTCCAACGCCCTGGCCGAAGAGGCCAAAACCCTGCGCATCGGCTACCAGAAGTTCAACAGCATCAACATCCTCAAAGGCAGCGGCGCCCTGGAGAAAGCCCTTGCGCCGCAAGGTGTGAAAGTCAGTTGGCATGAGTTCGCCGCCGGCCCGCAACTGCTCGAAGCCCTGAGCACCGGCGCCATCGACCTGGGCCACGCCGCCGATGCGCCCTCGGTATTCGCCCAGGCCGCCGGCAAGCCGGTGGTGTACCTGGCCGCCGAACAACCCTACCCTCGTGGCATCGGCCTGGTGGTGCGCGAGCAGGACCACCTGGCTTCGGTGCAGGACCTCAAAGGCAAGCGTGTGGCCACCGGCCGTGGCTGGAACGCTCAATACCTGCTGGCGGTGGCCCTGGAACAGGCCGGCCTGAGCTACAAGGACATCACCCCGGCCTACGTCAACAACGCCGCCGATGCCGTGGCCGCCTTGCAGTCGGGCAGCGTACAGGCCGTGACCCTGTGGGACCCGTTCCTCGCCGCCGCCGAAAGCCAGCCGGGCCTGAAGAACCTGCGAGATGGCAGCGGCCTGTCCAACAACCGCACCTTCTATCTGTCCACCGCCGCGTTCGCCGATCAGCACCGCGACCTGCTCAAGACCTTCTTCAGCGAACTTGGCAAGGTCAGCCTGTGGGCCAACGCCAAGCCGGGTGAAGTCGCCGCCTTGCTGGCACCGCAGCTGGGCATCGACGCCAGCGTGCTGGAAGTGGCCAGCGAGCGGCGCAACTACAACGCCGTGGCCATAACCCCGCAGATCGTTGCCGAACAACAGAAACTGGCCGACACCTTCCAGGGCCTGGGCCTGATTCCGCACAAGCTGCAGGTGGCCGATGCGGTCTACCCAGCCTCCGTGCTGCCTTGA
- a CDS encoding LLM class flavin-dependent oxidoreductase, producing the protein MPRPIRFNAFSMNAASHQSPGLWRHPRNTSVAFNRLDYWTDLARLLERGLFDALFIADVLGIYDVYQGGPQAALRGGVQVPVNDPLLLVPAMAGVTEHLGFGVTFSLTYEHPYPFARRMSTLDHLSNGRVGWNIVTGYLDSAARNLGLARQLGHDQRYDLAEEYLQVLYKLWEKSWDDDAVVLERDSGRYIEPSRVHAIGHAGEHFQVPGMHLCQPSPQRTPVLFQAGASARGQQFAARHAECVFISGPTPTVLRRYADGIRQASEAEGRGRDEVLIYAQALLIVAPTRHEAEARFAEYRRYVDLDAALALLSGWTGIDFAGLDPDAPIEYVENDAGRAALAAFTAADPNRRWTVREAAEFVGLGGRGPVLVGTPGEIADQLETWLDQTGIDGFNLTYAVQPDDLTHVVDLLVPELQRRGRYPTAYADGTLRHKLFGQGARLPQEHAGRQVRIQPANTGYSNI; encoded by the coding sequence ATGCCACGCCCGATCCGCTTCAACGCCTTCAGCATGAACGCCGCCAGCCACCAGTCCCCCGGGCTGTGGCGCCACCCACGCAACACCAGCGTGGCGTTCAACCGCCTGGACTACTGGACCGACCTGGCCCGCCTGCTGGAGCGCGGCCTGTTCGACGCGCTGTTCATCGCCGATGTGCTAGGCATCTATGACGTGTACCAGGGCGGGCCGCAGGCGGCCTTGCGCGGTGGCGTGCAGGTGCCGGTCAACGACCCGCTGCTGCTGGTGCCGGCCATGGCCGGGGTGACCGAGCACCTGGGCTTCGGCGTGACCTTTTCCCTGACCTACGAGCACCCCTACCCCTTCGCCCGGCGCATGTCGACGCTCGACCACCTGAGCAACGGCCGGGTGGGCTGGAACATCGTCACCGGCTACCTGGACAGCGCCGCGCGCAACCTGGGCCTCGCCCGCCAACTGGGTCACGACCAGCGCTATGACCTGGCCGAAGAGTACCTTCAGGTGCTGTACAAGCTCTGGGAAAAAAGCTGGGACGACGACGCCGTGGTGCTTGAGCGTGACAGCGGCCGTTACATCGAGCCGTCCCGGGTGCACGCCATCGGCCATGCCGGCGAGCACTTCCAAGTCCCCGGCATGCACCTGTGCCAGCCATCGCCACAGCGCACCCCGGTATTGTTCCAGGCCGGAGCTTCGGCACGCGGCCAGCAGTTTGCCGCACGCCACGCCGAATGCGTGTTCATCAGCGGGCCAACGCCCACGGTGCTGCGCCGCTATGCCGACGGCATCCGCCAGGCCAGCGAAGCCGAGGGGCGCGGGCGCGATGAGGTATTGATCTACGCCCAGGCACTGCTGATCGTGGCGCCAACGCGGCACGAGGCCGAGGCACGCTTTGCCGAGTACCGCCGCTATGTCGACCTGGACGCTGCCCTGGCCCTGCTTTCGGGCTGGACCGGCATCGACTTCGCAGGCCTCGACCCGGACGCCCCCATCGAGTACGTCGAGAACGACGCTGGCCGTGCAGCCCTGGCCGCCTTCACCGCTGCCGACCCGAACCGCCGCTGGACCGTGCGCGAAGCCGCCGAGTTCGTCGGCCTGGGCGGGCGCGGCCCGGTGCTGGTCGGCACGCCCGGCGAAATTGCCGACCAGCTGGAAACCTGGCTTGACCAGACCGGTATCGATGGTTTCAACCTGACCTACGCCGTGCAACCGGACGACCTGACCCACGTAGTGGACCTGCTGGTGCCCGAACTGCAACGCCGTGGCCGCTACCCCACGGCCTATGCCGACGGCACCCTGCGCCACAAGTTGTTCGGCCAGGGCGCACGGCTGCCGCAGGAACATGCCGGCCGCCAGGTTCGCATTCAGCCGGCAAATACCGGGTATTCCAACATTTAA
- a CDS encoding bifunctional allantoicase/(S)-ureidoglycine aminohydrolase, whose protein sequence is MSNHSYFAPHGGHPAQTELLTDRAMFTEAYAVIPKGVMRDIVTSHLPFWDKMRMWVIARPLTGFAETFSQYIVEVAPEGGSERPELDANAEAVVFVVEGEIDITVEGKHHTLGQGGYAFLAPGAEWSLRNNSKANCTFHWLRKHYQKVEGLDVPESFVTHRDNATVIEMPGTEGRWVTTRFVDMADMRHDMHVNIVTFQPGGVIPFAETHVMEHGLYVLEGKAVYRLNQDWVEVEAGDFMWLRAFCPQACYAGGPGKFSYLLYKDVNRHVHLTLNPKR, encoded by the coding sequence ATGTCGAATCATTCGTACTTCGCCCCCCACGGTGGGCACCCGGCTCAGACCGAGCTGTTGACTGACCGTGCCATGTTCACCGAAGCCTATGCCGTCATCCCCAAAGGCGTGATGCGTGACATCGTCACCAGCCACCTGCCGTTCTGGGACAAGATGCGCATGTGGGTCATCGCCCGCCCGCTGACCGGCTTTGCCGAGACCTTCTCGCAGTACATCGTCGAAGTTGCCCCGGAAGGCGGCAGCGAGCGCCCTGAGCTGGACGCCAACGCCGAAGCCGTGGTGTTCGTCGTCGAAGGCGAAATCGATATCACCGTCGAAGGCAAGCACCACACCCTGGGCCAGGGCGGCTACGCCTTCCTCGCCCCAGGCGCCGAATGGAGCCTGCGCAACAACAGCAAGGCCAACTGCACCTTCCACTGGCTGCGCAAGCACTACCAGAAGGTCGAAGGCCTGGACGTGCCGGAGTCGTTCGTCACCCACCGCGACAACGCCACCGTCATCGAAATGCCGGGTACCGAAGGCCGCTGGGTCACCACCCGCTTCGTCGACATGGCCGACATGCGCCATGACATGCACGTCAACATCGTGACCTTCCAACCCGGCGGCGTGATTCCGTTCGCCGAAACCCACGTCATGGAACACGGCCTGTACGTGCTCGAAGGCAAGGCGGTGTACCGCCTGAACCAGGACTGGGTCGAAGTGGAAGCCGGCGACTTCATGTGGCTGCGCGCCTTCTGCCCGCAAGCCTGCTACGCCGGTGGCCCAGGCAAGTTCAGCTACCTGCTGTACAAAGACGTCAACCGCCACGTGCACCTGACCCTCAACCCGAAGCGTTGA
- a CDS encoding START domain-containing protein encodes MLRYRLFAALLSLSPAYLLAADDWQLAYDREGIKVYLSAVADSPYQQFRGISRMKASVRTLTDLQENLRVACKWLYTCDQMRLVEVEGDSTWVYLTTNLPWPTMPRDMVLKVTTERLDDGTLHRHLSADPGKLPEVPGLIRVQRLSGEWIMKPLGERYTEVTYQLKADPAGDVPGWLANRFVVDAPVVTLRTLRAVAERQR; translated from the coding sequence ATGCTCCGCTACCGCCTGTTCGCCGCCCTGCTGTCGCTGTCACCGGCCTACCTGCTGGCCGCAGACGACTGGCAGCTGGCATACGACCGCGAAGGCATCAAGGTGTACCTGAGCGCTGTCGCCGACTCACCCTACCAGCAGTTTCGGGGCATCAGCCGCATGAAAGCCAGCGTGCGCACCCTCACCGACCTACAGGAGAACCTGCGGGTAGCCTGCAAATGGCTGTATACCTGCGACCAAATGCGCCTGGTGGAGGTGGAAGGCGACAGCACCTGGGTCTACCTCACCACCAACCTGCCCTGGCCGACGATGCCACGGGACATGGTGCTGAAGGTGACCACCGAACGCCTGGACGACGGCACCCTGCACCGCCATTTGAGCGCCGACCCGGGCAAGCTGCCCGAGGTGCCGGGGCTGATACGGGTGCAACGGCTCAGTGGCGAGTGGATCATGAAACCGCTGGGCGAGCGCTATACCGAAGTGACCTATCAGCTGAAGGCAGACCCTGCCGGGGATGTGCCAGGCTGGCTGGCCAACCGCTTCGTGGTGGACGCGCCGGTGGTCACCTTGCGCACCTTGCGGGCCGTGGCCGAGCGCCAGCGTTGA
- a CDS encoding ABC transporter substrate-binding protein, whose amino-acid sequence MCMDDCCSATSRRDFLKLSAMLTAAGAVPLLSSLQARAAAEPDAPVRIGYLPITDATPLLVAHNNGLFEAEGIKAERPVLLRSWAQVIEAFISGQVNVIHLLSPMTVWARYGSKVPAKVVAWNHVGGSGLTVAPDITDIKQLGGKTVAIPFWYSIHNVVVQQMLSDNGLTPVSKPASAVLAANEVNLLVLPPSDMPPALASKRIAGYIVAEPFNALAENLKVGRVQRFTGDVWRNHACCVVFMHEHDLNNRPEWSQKVVNAIVKAQHWTREHRAEAAALLSKAGPNKYTPHEPAVLAKVLAPSAEDRAGYIASGAIQHQQWEERRIDFQPYPFPSYTEELVKRLKHTLIEGESGFLAGLDPAQTARDLVDDRFVRNAIATVGGPSTFGIAESFERSEEFAV is encoded by the coding sequence ATGTGCATGGATGATTGCTGTTCCGCGACCTCGCGCCGCGACTTTCTGAAGCTCAGTGCCATGCTGACCGCAGCGGGTGCCGTGCCACTGTTGTCCAGCTTGCAGGCCCGCGCCGCTGCCGAGCCGGACGCGCCGGTGCGCATCGGCTACCTGCCGATCACCGACGCCACGCCATTGCTGGTGGCCCATAACAATGGCCTGTTCGAAGCCGAAGGCATCAAGGCCGAGCGCCCGGTGCTGCTGCGTAGCTGGGCGCAGGTGATCGAGGCGTTCATCTCTGGCCAGGTCAATGTCATTCACCTGTTGTCGCCGATGACGGTGTGGGCGCGCTACGGCAGCAAGGTGCCTGCCAAGGTGGTGGCCTGGAACCATGTCGGTGGTTCGGGCCTGACCGTGGCCCCGGACATCACCGACATCAAGCAGCTCGGTGGCAAGACCGTGGCCATTCCGTTCTGGTACTCGATTCATAACGTGGTGGTGCAGCAAATGCTCAGCGACAACGGCCTCACGCCGGTCTCGAAGCCTGCCAGCGCGGTGCTTGCGGCCAACGAAGTCAACCTGCTGGTGCTGCCGCCGTCGGACATGCCGCCGGCCCTTGCCAGCAAGCGGATCGCCGGGTATATCGTCGCCGAGCCGTTCAATGCCCTGGCCGAAAACCTCAAGGTCGGCCGTGTGCAACGCTTTACCGGGGACGTCTGGCGCAACCATGCCTGCTGCGTGGTGTTCATGCACGAGCATGATCTGAACAACCGCCCCGAGTGGTCGCAGAAGGTGGTCAACGCCATCGTCAAGGCCCAGCACTGGACCCGCGAACACCGCGCCGAGGCAGCCGCGCTGCTGTCCAAGGCCGGCCCCAACAAGTACACCCCGCATGAGCCGGCGGTGTTGGCCAAGGTCCTGGCCCCGTCCGCTGAGGACCGTGCCGGCTACATTGCCAGTGGTGCCATTCAGCACCAGCAGTGGGAGGAAAGGCGCATCGACTTCCAGCCGTATCCGTTCCCCAGTTACACCGAGGAACTGGTCAAGCGCCTGAAGCACACGCTTATCGAAGGTGAAAGCGGCTTCCTCGCCGGCCTCGACCCTGCCCAGACTGCCCGTGACTTGGTCGATGATCGTTTCGTGCGTAACGCCATCGCCACAGTCGGCGGCCCCTCGACCTTCGGCATCGCCGAAAGCTTCGAGCGCAGCGAGGAGTTCGCGGTCTGA